In Papio anubis isolate 15944 chromosome 20, Panubis1.0, whole genome shotgun sequence, a single window of DNA contains:
- the LOC101002235 gene encoding ret finger protein-like 4A translates to MPIYSQAVAMAEHFKAASSCPVCLDYLENPMHLKCGYICCLRCMNSLRKGPDGKGVLCPFCPVVSQKNDIRPAAQLGALVSKIKELEPKLRAALQMNPRMRKFQVDMTLDVDTANNYLIISEDLRRVRCGNFRQNRKEQAERFDSALCVLGVPRFTSGRHYWEVDVGTSKVWDVGVCKESVSRQGNVVLSSELGFWTVGLREGQIYFASTKPLTGLWVSPGLHRVGIYLDITMRVISFYNVGDGSHIFTFTKISATEPLRPCFAHTDTSRDDHGYLSVCVINNGIASSPVYPGHGNYTLEHRKHPQ, encoded by the exons ATGCCTATTTATTCCCAGGCAGTGGCCATGGCTGAACACTTTAAAGCAGCAAGCAGTTGTCCTGTCTGCCTGGATTATCTTGAAAACCCCATGCACCTGAAATGTGGATACATCTGTTGCCTCCGATGCATGAACTCACTGCGGAAGGGGCCCGATGGCAAGGGGGTGCTGTGCCCTTTCTGCCCTGTGGTCTCTCAGAAGAATGACATCAGGCCCGCTGCCCAGCTGGGGGCGCTGgtgtccaagatcaaggaactAGAGCCCAAACTGAGAGCTGCTCTGCAGATGAATCCAAGGATGAGGAAGTTCCAAG TGGATATGACCTTGGACGTGGACACAGCCAACAACTATCTCATCATTTCTGAAGACCTGAGGCGCGTCCGGTGTGGGAATTTCAGACAGAACAGGAAGGAGCAAGCAGAGAGGTTCGACTCCGCCCTGTGCGTCCTGGGCGTTCCTCGCTTCACTTCCGGCCGCCATTACTGGGAGGTGGACGTGGGCACCAGCAAAGTGTGGGATGTGGGCGTGTGCAAGGAATCCGTGAGTCGACAGGGGAACGTCGTCCTCTCTTCAGAACTCGGCTTCTGGACTGTGGGTTTGAGAGAAGGACAGATCTACTTTGCCAGCACTAAGCCTCTGACGGGCCTGTGGGTGAGCCCCGGTCTACACCGAGTGGGGATTTACCTGGATATAACAATGAGGGTCATTTCCTTCTATAATGTCGGTGATGGGTCCCATATCTTCACATTCACTAAAATTTCTGCTACCGAGCCACTGCGTCCATGTTTTGCTCACACAGATACAAGTCGTGATGATCACGGATACTTGAGTGTGTGTGTAATTAATAATGGCATTGCCAGTTCCCCAGTTTATCCTGGGCATGGCAACTACACACTTGAACACAGAAAACATCCACAGTAA
- the NLRP11 gene encoding NACHT, LRR and PYD domains-containing protein 11 isoform X2 codes for MAESNSTDFDLLWYLENLSDKEFQSFKKYLARKILDFKLPQVPLINLRATKEELANLLPISYEGQHIWNMLYSIFLMMRKEDHCMKIIGRRNRNQEACKALMRRKLTLQWENHTFGEFHYKFFCNVASDVFYVLQLAYDSTSCYSANDLNVFLMGDRASGKTMTINLAVMKWINGEMWQNMISYVVHLTSHEINQMTDSSLAELIAKDWPDGQAPIADILSDPKKLLFILEDVDNLRFELNVNEQALCSNSTQKVPIPILLVSLLKRQMAPGCWFLISSRPTREENIKMFLKTTDCYVTLQFSNEKRELYFHSFFNDRQRASTALMLVHDDEILTGLCRVAILCWITCTVLNRQMDKGHDPQHCCETPTDLHAHFLADALTSKAGLTANQYHLGLLRRLCLLAAGGLFLSTLNFSGEDLRCVGFTEVDVCVLQAVNVLLPSSTHKDRYKFIHLNVQEFCAAIAFLMAVPNCLIPSGSRGYKEKREQYCNFNQVFTFIFGLLNENRRKILETTFGYQLPMVDSFRRYSVEYMKHLGRDQEKLTHHGSLFYCLFENQEEEFVKKVVNTLKEVTVYLQSNKDMMVSLYCLEYCCHLRTFKLSVQRIFEYKEPLVRPTASQMKSLVYWREICSLFCTMDTLWELHLFDSDLNDISERILSKALEHSSCKLRTLKLSYISTASGFEDLLKALARNRSLIHLSLNCTSISLNMFSLLREILDKSTCQIRHLSLMKCDLRASECGEIASLLVNGGSLRKLTLTNNPLRNDGVNILCNALLHPNCTLTSLALVFCCLTEKCCSSLGRVLLLGRTLKQLDLCVNHLQNYGVLHVTFPLIFPTCQLEELYLSGCFFTNDICQYIAIVIATNETLRSLEIGSNSIEDAGMQLLCGGLRHPDCMLVNIGLEECMLTGACCESLASVLTTNKTLERLNILQNQLGDEGVVKLLNSLILPECVLQIIGLPLNDVSAETQRMVMAVKERKPNLIFLSETWSVKEGREIGVIPASQPDGHLWPGFVDSPLPQLSNKMWHETCSMIPH; via the exons atggcagaatCGAATTCTACTGACTTTGACCTGCTGTGGTATCTGGAGAATCTCAGTGACAAGGAATTTCAGAGTTTTAAGAAGTATCTGGCACGCAAGATTCTGGATTTCAAACTGCCACAGGTTCCACTGATTAATTTAAGGGCGACAAAAGAAGAACTGGCTAACTTGTTGCCAATCTCTTATGAGGGACAGCATATATGGAATATGCTATACAGCATATTTCTAATGATGCGTAAGGAAGATCATTGTATGAAGATCATTGGCAGACGAAACC GCAATCAGGAGGCATGCAAGGCTCTCATGAGGAGAAAACTCACGCTGCAATGGGAAAATCACACTTTTGGagaatttcattataaatttttttgtaacgTTGCATCAGATGTGTTCTACGTACTTCAATTAGCCTATGATTCTACCAGCTGTTATTCAGCCAACGATCTCAATGTGTTCCTGATGGGAGACAGAGCATCTGGAAAAACCATGACTATAAACCTGGCTGTGATGAAGTGGATCAACGGCGAGATGTGGCAGAACATGATCTCGTACGTCGTTCACCTCACTTCTCACGAAATAAACCAGATGACCGACAGCAGCTTGGCTGAGCTGATCGCCAAGGACTGGCCTGACGGCCAGGCTCCCATTGCAGACATCCTGTCTGATCCCAAGAAACTCCTTTTCATCCTGGAGGACGTGGACAACCTAAGGTTCGAGTTAAATGTCAATGAACAGGCTTTGTGTAGTAACAGCACCCAGAAAGTTCCAATTCCAATTCTCCTGGTCAGTTTGCTGAAGAGACAAATGGCCCCAGGTTGCTGGTTCCTCATCTCCTCAAGGCCCACGAGGGAGGAAAACATCAAAATGTTCTTGAAAACCACAGACTGCTACGTGACCTTGCAGTTCTCGAATGAGAAGAGGGAGCTatattttcactctttctttAACGACCGTCAGAGGGCGTCGACAGCCCTCATGCTTGTACATGACGATGAAATACTCACGGGTCTGTGCCGGGTCGCCATCCTATGCTGGATCACATGTACTGTCCTGAATCGGCAGATGGACAAGGGGCATGACCCCCAACACTGCTGCGAAACACCCACTGATCTACATGCCCACTTTCTTGCTGATGCGTTGACATCAAAGGCTGGACTCACTGCCAATCAGTATCACCTAGGTCTCCTAAGACGGCTGTGTTTGCTGGCTGCAGGAGGACTGTTTCTGAGCACCCTCAATTTCAGTGGTGAAGACCTCAGATGTGTTGGGTTTACCGAGGTTGATGTCTGTGTGTTGCAGGCCGTGAATGTTCTGTTGCCGAGCAGCACTCATAAAGACCGTTACAAGTTCATACACTTGAACGTCCAGGAGTTTTGTGCAGCCATTGCATTTCTGATGGCAGTACCCAACTGTCTGATCCCCTCAGGCAGCAGAGGGtataaagagaagagagaacaatACTGTAACTTTAATCAAGTGTTTACTTTCATTTTTGGTCTTCTAAATGAAAACAGGAGAAAGATTCTTGAGACAACCTTTGGCTACCAGCTACCCATGGTAGACAGCTTCAGGAGGTACTCGGTGGAATACATGAAACATTTGGGCCGAGACCAGGAAAAGTTGACGCACCATGGGTCTTTGTTCTACTGTCTCTTTGAGAATCAGGAAGAAGAATTTGTGAAGAAGGTTGTGAACACTCTCAAGGAGGTTACCGTTTACCTTCAATCAAACAAGGATATGATGGTCTCATTATACTGTCTTGAGTACTGCTGTCACCTGAGGACTTTTAAGTTGAGTGTTCAGCGCATCTTTGAATACAAAGAGCCACTTGTAAGGCCAACTGCTAG TCAAATGAAGAGCCTTGTCTACTGGAGAGAGATCTGCTCTCTTTTTTGTACAATGGACACCCTCTGGGAGCTGCATCTTTTTGACAGTGACCTTAATGATATTTCGGAAAGGATTCTGTCTAAAGCCCTGGAGCATTCTAGCTGTAAACTTCGTACACTCAA GTTGTCCTATATCTCGACTGCTTCTGGTTTTGAAGACTTACTCAAGGCTTTGGCTCGTAACCGGAGCCTGATACACCTGAGCCTCAACTGTACGTCCAtttccttaaatatgttttcactTCTGCGTGAGATCCTGGACAAGTCCACATGCCAAATACGTCATCTGAG CTTGATGAAATGTGACTTGCGAGCCAGCGAATGCGGAGAAATCGCCTCGCTCCTTGTCAACGGCGGGAGTCTGAGAAAACTGACTTTAACCAACAATCCGCTGAGGAACGACGGGGTGAACATACTGTGCAATGCCTTGCTTCATCCCAACTGCACTCTTACATCACTGGC GTTGGTCTTCTGCTGTCTCACTGAAAAATGCTGCAGCTCCCTGGGAAGGGTGCTTCTGCTCGGCCGAACTCTGAAACAACTGGACCTGTGTGTGAATCACTTACAAAACTACGGAGTGTTGCATGTGACGTTTCCCTTGATATTTCCAACCTGTCAGTTAGAGGAGCTGTA TCTGTCTGGCTGTTTCTTTACCAACGATATCTGTCAATATATTGCCATAGTTATTGCTACTAATGAAACACTAAGGAGCCTGGAGATTGGAAGCAACAGCATAGAAGATGCAGGAATGCAGCTGCTATGTGGTGGTTTGAGACATCCCGACTGTATGTTGGTGAATATTGG GCTAGAAGAGTGCATGTTAACCGGTGCCTGCTGTGAGTCTCTTGCCTCTGTTCTTACCACCAACAAAACACTAGAGAGACTCAACATACTTCAAAATCAATTGGGTGATGAAGGAGTTGTAAAACTTCTTAACAGCTTGATCCTCCCAGAATGTGTACTTCAGATAATTGG GCTTCCATTAAATGACGTGAGCGCAGAAACCCAGCGGATGGTGATGGctgtaaaggaaagaaaacccaATTTGATCTTTCTCTCTGAAACTTGGTCTGTAAAGGAAGGCAGAGAAATTGGTGTGATACCTGCTTCTCAGCCAG
- the NLRP11 gene encoding NACHT, LRR and PYD domains-containing protein 11 isoform X3, with product MAESNSTDFDLLWYLENLSDKEFQSFKKYLARKILDFKLPQVPLINLRATKEELANLLPISYEGQHIWNMLYSIFLMMRKEDHCMKIIGRRNRNQEACKALMRRKLTLQWENHTFGEFHYKFFCNVASDVFYVLQLAYDSTSCYSANDLNVFLMGDRASGKTMTINLAVMKWINGEMWQNMISYVVHLTSHEINQMTDSSLAELIAKDWPDGQAPIADILSDPKKLLFILEDVDNLRFELNVNEQALCSNSTQKVPIPILLVSLLKRQMAPGCWFLISSRPTREENIKMFLKTTDCYVTLQFSNEKRELYFHSFFNDRQRASTALMLVHDDEILTGLCRVAILCWITCTVLNRQMDKGHDPQHCCETPTDLHAHFLADALTSKAGLTANQYHLGLLRRLCLLAAGGLFLSTLNFSGEDLRCVGFTEVDVCVLQAVNVLLPSSTHKDRYKFIHLNVQEFCAAIAFLMAVPNCLIPSGSRGYKEKREQYCNFNQVFTFIFGLLNENRRKILETTFGYQLPMVDSFRRYSVEYMKHLGRDQEKLTHHGSLFYCLFENQEEEFVKKVVNTLKEVTVYLQSNKDMMVSLYCLEYCCHLRTFKLSVQRIFEYKEPLVRPTASQMKSLVYWREICSLFCTMDTLWELHLFDSDLNDISERILSKALEHSSCKLRTLKLSYISTASGFEDLLKALARNRSLIHLSLNCTSISLNMFSLLREILDKSTCQIRHLSLMKCDLRASECGEIASLLVNGGSLRKLTLTNNPLRNDGVNILCNALLHPNCTLTSLALSGCFFTNDICQYIAIVIATNETLRSLEIGSNSIEDAGMQLLCGGLRHPDCMLVNIGLEECMLTGACCESLASVLTTNKTLERLNILQNQLGDEGVVKLLNSLILPECVLQIIGLPLNDVSAETQRMVMAVKERKPNLIFLSETWSVKEGREIGVIPASQPGSVIPNSNLDYMFFKFPRMSTAMRMSSTASRQPL from the exons atggcagaatCGAATTCTACTGACTTTGACCTGCTGTGGTATCTGGAGAATCTCAGTGACAAGGAATTTCAGAGTTTTAAGAAGTATCTGGCACGCAAGATTCTGGATTTCAAACTGCCACAGGTTCCACTGATTAATTTAAGGGCGACAAAAGAAGAACTGGCTAACTTGTTGCCAATCTCTTATGAGGGACAGCATATATGGAATATGCTATACAGCATATTTCTAATGATGCGTAAGGAAGATCATTGTATGAAGATCATTGGCAGACGAAACC GCAATCAGGAGGCATGCAAGGCTCTCATGAGGAGAAAACTCACGCTGCAATGGGAAAATCACACTTTTGGagaatttcattataaatttttttgtaacgTTGCATCAGATGTGTTCTACGTACTTCAATTAGCCTATGATTCTACCAGCTGTTATTCAGCCAACGATCTCAATGTGTTCCTGATGGGAGACAGAGCATCTGGAAAAACCATGACTATAAACCTGGCTGTGATGAAGTGGATCAACGGCGAGATGTGGCAGAACATGATCTCGTACGTCGTTCACCTCACTTCTCACGAAATAAACCAGATGACCGACAGCAGCTTGGCTGAGCTGATCGCCAAGGACTGGCCTGACGGCCAGGCTCCCATTGCAGACATCCTGTCTGATCCCAAGAAACTCCTTTTCATCCTGGAGGACGTGGACAACCTAAGGTTCGAGTTAAATGTCAATGAACAGGCTTTGTGTAGTAACAGCACCCAGAAAGTTCCAATTCCAATTCTCCTGGTCAGTTTGCTGAAGAGACAAATGGCCCCAGGTTGCTGGTTCCTCATCTCCTCAAGGCCCACGAGGGAGGAAAACATCAAAATGTTCTTGAAAACCACAGACTGCTACGTGACCTTGCAGTTCTCGAATGAGAAGAGGGAGCTatattttcactctttctttAACGACCGTCAGAGGGCGTCGACAGCCCTCATGCTTGTACATGACGATGAAATACTCACGGGTCTGTGCCGGGTCGCCATCCTATGCTGGATCACATGTACTGTCCTGAATCGGCAGATGGACAAGGGGCATGACCCCCAACACTGCTGCGAAACACCCACTGATCTACATGCCCACTTTCTTGCTGATGCGTTGACATCAAAGGCTGGACTCACTGCCAATCAGTATCACCTAGGTCTCCTAAGACGGCTGTGTTTGCTGGCTGCAGGAGGACTGTTTCTGAGCACCCTCAATTTCAGTGGTGAAGACCTCAGATGTGTTGGGTTTACCGAGGTTGATGTCTGTGTGTTGCAGGCCGTGAATGTTCTGTTGCCGAGCAGCACTCATAAAGACCGTTACAAGTTCATACACTTGAACGTCCAGGAGTTTTGTGCAGCCATTGCATTTCTGATGGCAGTACCCAACTGTCTGATCCCCTCAGGCAGCAGAGGGtataaagagaagagagaacaatACTGTAACTTTAATCAAGTGTTTACTTTCATTTTTGGTCTTCTAAATGAAAACAGGAGAAAGATTCTTGAGACAACCTTTGGCTACCAGCTACCCATGGTAGACAGCTTCAGGAGGTACTCGGTGGAATACATGAAACATTTGGGCCGAGACCAGGAAAAGTTGACGCACCATGGGTCTTTGTTCTACTGTCTCTTTGAGAATCAGGAAGAAGAATTTGTGAAGAAGGTTGTGAACACTCTCAAGGAGGTTACCGTTTACCTTCAATCAAACAAGGATATGATGGTCTCATTATACTGTCTTGAGTACTGCTGTCACCTGAGGACTTTTAAGTTGAGTGTTCAGCGCATCTTTGAATACAAAGAGCCACTTGTAAGGCCAACTGCTAG TCAAATGAAGAGCCTTGTCTACTGGAGAGAGATCTGCTCTCTTTTTTGTACAATGGACACCCTCTGGGAGCTGCATCTTTTTGACAGTGACCTTAATGATATTTCGGAAAGGATTCTGTCTAAAGCCCTGGAGCATTCTAGCTGTAAACTTCGTACACTCAA GTTGTCCTATATCTCGACTGCTTCTGGTTTTGAAGACTTACTCAAGGCTTTGGCTCGTAACCGGAGCCTGATACACCTGAGCCTCAACTGTACGTCCAtttccttaaatatgttttcactTCTGCGTGAGATCCTGGACAAGTCCACATGCCAAATACGTCATCTGAG CTTGATGAAATGTGACTTGCGAGCCAGCGAATGCGGAGAAATCGCCTCGCTCCTTGTCAACGGCGGGAGTCTGAGAAAACTGACTTTAACCAACAATCCGCTGAGGAACGACGGGGTGAACATACTGTGCAATGCCTTGCTTCATCCCAACTGCACTCTTACATCACTGGC TCTGTCTGGCTGTTTCTTTACCAACGATATCTGTCAATATATTGCCATAGTTATTGCTACTAATGAAACACTAAGGAGCCTGGAGATTGGAAGCAACAGCATAGAAGATGCAGGAATGCAGCTGCTATGTGGTGGTTTGAGACATCCCGACTGTATGTTGGTGAATATTGG GCTAGAAGAGTGCATGTTAACCGGTGCCTGCTGTGAGTCTCTTGCCTCTGTTCTTACCACCAACAAAACACTAGAGAGACTCAACATACTTCAAAATCAATTGGGTGATGAAGGAGTTGTAAAACTTCTTAACAGCTTGATCCTCCCAGAATGTGTACTTCAGATAATTGG GCTTCCATTAAATGACGTGAGCGCAGAAACCCAGCGGATGGTGATGGctgtaaaggaaagaaaacccaATTTGATCTTTCTCTCTGAAACTTGGTCTGTAAAGGAAGGCAGAGAAATTGGTGTGATACCTGCTTCTCAGCCAGGTTCAGTAATACCTAATTCTAATTTGGattacatgttttttaaatttcccagaaTGTCTACAGCCATGAGAATGTCAAGTACAGCATCTAGGCAACCCCTTTGA
- the NLRP11 gene encoding NACHT, LRR and PYD domains-containing protein 11 isoform X1: MAESNSTDFDLLWYLENLSDKEFQSFKKYLARKILDFKLPQVPLINLRATKEELANLLPISYEGQHIWNMLYSIFLMMRKEDHCMKIIGRRNRNQEACKALMRRKLTLQWENHTFGEFHYKFFCNVASDVFYVLQLAYDSTSCYSANDLNVFLMGDRASGKTMTINLAVMKWINGEMWQNMISYVVHLTSHEINQMTDSSLAELIAKDWPDGQAPIADILSDPKKLLFILEDVDNLRFELNVNEQALCSNSTQKVPIPILLVSLLKRQMAPGCWFLISSRPTREENIKMFLKTTDCYVTLQFSNEKRELYFHSFFNDRQRASTALMLVHDDEILTGLCRVAILCWITCTVLNRQMDKGHDPQHCCETPTDLHAHFLADALTSKAGLTANQYHLGLLRRLCLLAAGGLFLSTLNFSGEDLRCVGFTEVDVCVLQAVNVLLPSSTHKDRYKFIHLNVQEFCAAIAFLMAVPNCLIPSGSRGYKEKREQYCNFNQVFTFIFGLLNENRRKILETTFGYQLPMVDSFRRYSVEYMKHLGRDQEKLTHHGSLFYCLFENQEEEFVKKVVNTLKEVTVYLQSNKDMMVSLYCLEYCCHLRTFKLSVQRIFEYKEPLVRPTASQMKSLVYWREICSLFCTMDTLWELHLFDSDLNDISERILSKALEHSSCKLRTLKLSYISTASGFEDLLKALARNRSLIHLSLNCTSISLNMFSLLREILDKSTCQIRHLSLMKCDLRASECGEIASLLVNGGSLRKLTLTNNPLRNDGVNILCNALLHPNCTLTSLALVFCCLTEKCCSSLGRVLLLGRTLKQLDLCVNHLQNYGVLHVTFPLIFPTCQLEELYLSGCFFTNDICQYIAIVIATNETLRSLEIGSNSIEDAGMQLLCGGLRHPDCMLVNIGLEECMLTGACCESLASVLTTNKTLERLNILQNQLGDEGVVKLLNSLILPECVLQIIGLPLNDVSAETQRMVMAVKERKPNLIFLSETWSVKEGREIGVIPASQPGSVIPNSNLDYMFFKFPRMSTAMRMSSTASRQPL, from the exons atggcagaatCGAATTCTACTGACTTTGACCTGCTGTGGTATCTGGAGAATCTCAGTGACAAGGAATTTCAGAGTTTTAAGAAGTATCTGGCACGCAAGATTCTGGATTTCAAACTGCCACAGGTTCCACTGATTAATTTAAGGGCGACAAAAGAAGAACTGGCTAACTTGTTGCCAATCTCTTATGAGGGACAGCATATATGGAATATGCTATACAGCATATTTCTAATGATGCGTAAGGAAGATCATTGTATGAAGATCATTGGCAGACGAAACC GCAATCAGGAGGCATGCAAGGCTCTCATGAGGAGAAAACTCACGCTGCAATGGGAAAATCACACTTTTGGagaatttcattataaatttttttgtaacgTTGCATCAGATGTGTTCTACGTACTTCAATTAGCCTATGATTCTACCAGCTGTTATTCAGCCAACGATCTCAATGTGTTCCTGATGGGAGACAGAGCATCTGGAAAAACCATGACTATAAACCTGGCTGTGATGAAGTGGATCAACGGCGAGATGTGGCAGAACATGATCTCGTACGTCGTTCACCTCACTTCTCACGAAATAAACCAGATGACCGACAGCAGCTTGGCTGAGCTGATCGCCAAGGACTGGCCTGACGGCCAGGCTCCCATTGCAGACATCCTGTCTGATCCCAAGAAACTCCTTTTCATCCTGGAGGACGTGGACAACCTAAGGTTCGAGTTAAATGTCAATGAACAGGCTTTGTGTAGTAACAGCACCCAGAAAGTTCCAATTCCAATTCTCCTGGTCAGTTTGCTGAAGAGACAAATGGCCCCAGGTTGCTGGTTCCTCATCTCCTCAAGGCCCACGAGGGAGGAAAACATCAAAATGTTCTTGAAAACCACAGACTGCTACGTGACCTTGCAGTTCTCGAATGAGAAGAGGGAGCTatattttcactctttctttAACGACCGTCAGAGGGCGTCGACAGCCCTCATGCTTGTACATGACGATGAAATACTCACGGGTCTGTGCCGGGTCGCCATCCTATGCTGGATCACATGTACTGTCCTGAATCGGCAGATGGACAAGGGGCATGACCCCCAACACTGCTGCGAAACACCCACTGATCTACATGCCCACTTTCTTGCTGATGCGTTGACATCAAAGGCTGGACTCACTGCCAATCAGTATCACCTAGGTCTCCTAAGACGGCTGTGTTTGCTGGCTGCAGGAGGACTGTTTCTGAGCACCCTCAATTTCAGTGGTGAAGACCTCAGATGTGTTGGGTTTACCGAGGTTGATGTCTGTGTGTTGCAGGCCGTGAATGTTCTGTTGCCGAGCAGCACTCATAAAGACCGTTACAAGTTCATACACTTGAACGTCCAGGAGTTTTGTGCAGCCATTGCATTTCTGATGGCAGTACCCAACTGTCTGATCCCCTCAGGCAGCAGAGGGtataaagagaagagagaacaatACTGTAACTTTAATCAAGTGTTTACTTTCATTTTTGGTCTTCTAAATGAAAACAGGAGAAAGATTCTTGAGACAACCTTTGGCTACCAGCTACCCATGGTAGACAGCTTCAGGAGGTACTCGGTGGAATACATGAAACATTTGGGCCGAGACCAGGAAAAGTTGACGCACCATGGGTCTTTGTTCTACTGTCTCTTTGAGAATCAGGAAGAAGAATTTGTGAAGAAGGTTGTGAACACTCTCAAGGAGGTTACCGTTTACCTTCAATCAAACAAGGATATGATGGTCTCATTATACTGTCTTGAGTACTGCTGTCACCTGAGGACTTTTAAGTTGAGTGTTCAGCGCATCTTTGAATACAAAGAGCCACTTGTAAGGCCAACTGCTAG TCAAATGAAGAGCCTTGTCTACTGGAGAGAGATCTGCTCTCTTTTTTGTACAATGGACACCCTCTGGGAGCTGCATCTTTTTGACAGTGACCTTAATGATATTTCGGAAAGGATTCTGTCTAAAGCCCTGGAGCATTCTAGCTGTAAACTTCGTACACTCAA GTTGTCCTATATCTCGACTGCTTCTGGTTTTGAAGACTTACTCAAGGCTTTGGCTCGTAACCGGAGCCTGATACACCTGAGCCTCAACTGTACGTCCAtttccttaaatatgttttcactTCTGCGTGAGATCCTGGACAAGTCCACATGCCAAATACGTCATCTGAG CTTGATGAAATGTGACTTGCGAGCCAGCGAATGCGGAGAAATCGCCTCGCTCCTTGTCAACGGCGGGAGTCTGAGAAAACTGACTTTAACCAACAATCCGCTGAGGAACGACGGGGTGAACATACTGTGCAATGCCTTGCTTCATCCCAACTGCACTCTTACATCACTGGC GTTGGTCTTCTGCTGTCTCACTGAAAAATGCTGCAGCTCCCTGGGAAGGGTGCTTCTGCTCGGCCGAACTCTGAAACAACTGGACCTGTGTGTGAATCACTTACAAAACTACGGAGTGTTGCATGTGACGTTTCCCTTGATATTTCCAACCTGTCAGTTAGAGGAGCTGTA TCTGTCTGGCTGTTTCTTTACCAACGATATCTGTCAATATATTGCCATAGTTATTGCTACTAATGAAACACTAAGGAGCCTGGAGATTGGAAGCAACAGCATAGAAGATGCAGGAATGCAGCTGCTATGTGGTGGTTTGAGACATCCCGACTGTATGTTGGTGAATATTGG GCTAGAAGAGTGCATGTTAACCGGTGCCTGCTGTGAGTCTCTTGCCTCTGTTCTTACCACCAACAAAACACTAGAGAGACTCAACATACTTCAAAATCAATTGGGTGATGAAGGAGTTGTAAAACTTCTTAACAGCTTGATCCTCCCAGAATGTGTACTTCAGATAATTGG GCTTCCATTAAATGACGTGAGCGCAGAAACCCAGCGGATGGTGATGGctgtaaaggaaagaaaacccaATTTGATCTTTCTCTCTGAAACTTGGTCTGTAAAGGAAGGCAGAGAAATTGGTGTGATACCTGCTTCTCAGCCAGGTTCAGTAATACCTAATTCTAATTTGGattacatgttttttaaatttcccagaaTGTCTACAGCCATGAGAATGTCAAGTACAGCATCTAGGCAACCCCTTTGA